A single genomic interval of Suncus etruscus isolate mSunEtr1 chromosome 10, mSunEtr1.pri.cur, whole genome shotgun sequence harbors:
- the CTDP1 gene encoding RNA polymerase II subunit A C-terminal domain phosphatase, translating to MKGLCAECGQDLTQLQSKNGKQQVPLSTATVSMVHSVPELMVSSEQAEQLGREDQQRLHRNRKLVLMVDLDQTLIHTTEQHCQHMSNKGIFHFQLGRGEPMLHTRLRPHCKEFLEKIARLYELHVFTFGSRLYAHTIAGFLDPEKKLFSHRILSRDECIDPFSKTGNLRNLFPCGDSMVCIIDDREDVWKFAPNLITVKKYVYFQGTGDIHAPSGPREPPARRRVNHSPKGADVPEHVSSSRDPEDGRHISGVEQSNGLGKSPRDWPAPVAMEERGARSTPRTDGRGPSVGPSQQGRTLAEERPPQGPAAGDLHFELSSDSSSSSESEGRSSSASEGESGEPRSRRKPQTARGAGRAAPQGGERPTGPNHCGDAVDGPEEAERDGLCGLGGGCVDRKEAETESQNSELSGITVGESLDQSVEEEEEEEDTDADDHLVHLEEILARVHAAYYAQYDRFLQGDLPEAPDIRKIVPELKSKVLADVTILFSGLHPTNFPVEKTREHYHASALGARILTQLVLDPNDPDRPTHLVAARAGTEKVRQAQECGQLHVVNPDWLWSCLERWDHVEEQLFPLREDCGRTHREDGPAAFPDRQSVLPPALFHPTPVHPRTQAGPELRIYDANTGKLIRKGAAGPGPPGSLAVHGEHSSFRVVQPPQQQMFGEDLADNQEGTQPGPSRRKRQPSLSETLPLYTLCKEDLESMDKEVDDILGEGSDDSDSEKRKPEEEPERGPEHREPLTSGAPQGHPVLSAPSDKSAVDGRGPRGHKRKLMEAELGSASSGESSCEDEDEEGSSSEADEMAAALEAELSDLI from the exons ATGAAGGGCTTGTGTGCCGAGTGCGGCCAGGACCTGACGCA GCTGCAGAGCAAGAATGGGAAGCAGCAGGTGCCTCTGTCCACGGCCACCGTGTCCATGGTGCACAGTGTCCCCGAGCTGATGGTGAGCTCAGAG CAAGCGGAGCAGCTGGGGAGAGAAGATCAGCAGCGGCTGCACCGGAATCGGAAGCTGGTGCTCATGGTCGACCTGGACCAGACCCTGATCCACACTACAGAGCAGCACTGCCAGCATATGTCCAACAAG GGCATCTTCCACTTTCAGCTGGGCCGCGGTGAACCCATGCTGCACACCCGTCTGCGGCCACACTGCAAGGAGTTTTTGGAAAAGATCGCCAGGCTCTACGAGCTGCACGTCTTCACCTTTGGCAGCAGGCTATATGCTCACACCATTGCAg GATTTTTAGATCCCGAAAAGAAGCTGTTTTCTCATCGGATCTTATCCAGGGATGAATGTATTGACCCGTTTTCCAAGACAGGGAACCTCAG AAACCTCTTCCCATGTGGAGATTCCATGGTGTGTATCATCGACGATCGAGAAGATGTCTGGAAGTTTGCTCCCAACTTAATCACGGTGAAGAAATACGTGTACTTCCAGGGCACGGGTGACATCCATGCACCCTCTGGCCCCCGGGAGCCCCCAGCCCGCAGGAGAG TGAATCATTCTCCCAAAGGTGCCGATGTCCCAGAACACGTCTCATCCAGCAGAGACCCTGAGGATGGAAGGCACATTTCTGGTGTGGAGCAGAGTAACGGCCTCGGGAAGTCCCCAAGGGACTGGCCTGCCCCTGTTGCGATGGAGGAGCGGGGCGCCCGGTCTACACCCCGTACTGATGGCAGGGGCCCTTCAGTGGGCCCTTCGCAACAGGGCCGGACGCTGGCAGAGGAGCGGCCTCCTCAGGGCCCAGCAGCCGGGGACCTGCACTTTGAACTCTCCAGTGACAGCTCAAGCAGCAGCGAGTCTGAGGGCCGCTCGTCCTCAGCCTCTGAGGGCGAGAGTGGGGAGCCAAGGAGCCGCCGGAAACCTCAGACTGCACGGGGCGCAGGGAGAGCCGCTCCGCAGGGCGGGGAGAGGCCAACCGGGCCTAACCATTGTGGCGATGCAGTGGATGGACCCGAGGAAGCTGAGCGGGATGGGCTGTGTGGGCTGGGTGGTGGCTGTGTCGACCGCAAAGAGGCTGAGACTGAGTCACAGAACAGTGAGCTGTCAGGTATAACAGTGGGCGAGTCCCTGGACCAGAgtgtagaggaggaggaggaagaggaggacacGGACGCTGACGACCACCTGGTTCATCTGGAGGAGATCCTGGCCCGTGTGCATGCTGCCTACTATGCCCAGTATGACCGCTTCCTCCAAGGAGACCTTCCAGAGGCCCCAGACATCCGGAAAATTGTCCCTGAGCTCAAGAGCAAAGTGCTGGCAGACGTGACCATCCTGTTCAGTGGGCTGCATCCCACAAACTTCCCTGTTGAGAAGACTCGGGAGCACTACCATGCCTCAGCCCTGGGGGCTAGGATCCTCACACAACTGGTGCTGGACCCCAATGACCCTGACAGGCCCACCCACCTGGTGGCTGCTCGGGCTG GCACGGAGAAGGTACGGCAGGCCCAAGAGTGCGGCCAgctgcatgtggtcaaccccgaCTGGCTGTGGAGCTGCCTGGAGCGCTGGGACCATGTGGAGGAGCAGCTCTTTCCACTCAGGGAGGACTGTGGCCGCACACACAG GGAGGATGGTCCAGCCGCCTTCCCCGACAGGCAGAGTGTGCTGCCCCCGGCCTTGTTCCACCCGACACCCGTCCATCCCAGGACCCAGGCTGGCCCTGAGCTCCGCATCTACGATGCCAACACAGGCAAACTCATCCGGAAGGGCGCTGCAGGCCCTGGCCCCCCAGGCTCCCTGGCCGTCCACGGGGAACACTCCTCCTTCAG AGTTGTTCAGCCTCCTCAGCAGCAGATGTTCGGCGAAGACTTAGCAGATAATCAAGAAGGCACGCAGCCAGGCCCTTCTCGAAGGAAACGGCAGCCCAGCCTGTCGGAGACTCTGCCACTGTACACACTGTGTAAGGAGGACTTAGAGAGTATGGACAAAGAG GTGGACGACATCCTGGGAGAAGGCAGCGATGACAGTGACAGCGAGAAGCGGAAGCCGGAGGAGGAGCCCGAGAGGGGCCCTGAGCACAGGGAGCCCCTGACCTCAGGGGCCCCCCAGGGACACCCCGTACTAAGTGCCCCATCTGACAAGAGCGCAGTAGATGGACGTGGGCCCAG GGGTCACAAGAGGAAGCTGATGGAGGCCGAATTGGGCAGTGCTTCCAGTGGGGAGTCAAGCTGCGAGGATGAGGACGAAGAGGGCAGCAGTTCAGAGGCAGATGAGATGGCGGCTGCCCTGGAGGCGGAGCTCAGCGACCTCATTTGA